A stretch of DNA from Oryza brachyantha chromosome 9, ObraRS2, whole genome shotgun sequence:
AAgtgatggagagagagaggagaggggtaGATTTAGTAgcaatatgttatttttatgatgtttattataaagatattttatgtaaagaaacaaaatatgggaataaaaaaagaaagatataggggctaatataaaaaatagttgttCCTAGTTGAAGTCAGTCGTACGTGtgcgatgttttttttctatgaatgTTTTTATCCAAGTTAAAGAACGAGGATCCTTACGGCTTTATCGCAAAAgagagtttgtttttctttgatcTTGTATATTGCAAAAGCAATACACTTAAGCATTTTCTATGATCTATTACCTTCGTTGTAAGACTTTTGAGCCTTGTcttaattcatcaattgataaatgtatataatttatatatatgtctagatttattagcatccatataaatctagataagactagaaagtcttataatatgaaacggatggagtatttgaTAGCTGCAGATTCTCCTAAAAGTATCGGCTCTTCTAAACATTTAGATTCGGACGGCTGTTCAGGCTCCGCCCTCAGGATTCTCGACTATCCAAaatacctataaaatattattattaacgCAGAAATACTCTTGACCGCTAATCACTGGCTAACTGCCAATATTCAAAAGGCTGGATCTTTTAGAACACCTCAGTATATGCTGCAATGAACGTCCAAAATGTCCAATCACCGAACCACATAATCATTGCATCTCCCCGGCTTTACGTAAAACACCTCAGTGTTACTACCAGTAAGTGGCCTACACCCAAGCAAACAACTGctcgagagaaaaaaaaaatactactccgtagtaaaaagaagaaaaggggTTGGAGTCCACGATCCAAAGACGATTCTACGTTGGCCCCATATTGGGCTGGGCCCACCTGGAGGTCCAAAAGCGCACGCTTTTTACCAGCCCTGCCATTATGCGAGCGGGCCCACCACCAATCCATGAAGGCAACTGGGGCCCATCGCGCAGAGCACACGTACCACCTGGGCCTCAGTGGGAGAATcgaagaggaaaaaggagaaggCCCATGTTTGTTACTGGGCCGAAAGCTTCCTCGTACCACTGGGCTTAGCCAGCCCACGAgcccgacggtggcggcgatcTGGTTCTGGTCGGCTGGAAGTGGGGCCCGCTAGCTCCACGCGTCGGATATGCTTCGACGATATGCCGTCCCATGCCTCCGGGACAcgtggcggcgcgggaggagaTGTCCGGGCCGCGCGCTGACGTCAGCTCCTCGTCCCAGGAGGAGTCAATGGTCAACGCGTCGGGACCCGGCCGCTGGATGAGAAACGAACGGTGGAGATCGCGTCGGCGCTGCCTCCTCAGTCTTCCTCGCGCCGTCGCGCGTCTCcatttcagaattcagagagACCATTTCcgcgaaaaagaaaaaatctcaCGGCCGcgccggggaggagggggggatCACCGGTGATTCGTGCGGCGaagggaggcggaggcggaggcggatgGGGGAcatggaggcggcgaggaggacgctGGCGCTGGTGAACCTGGCGGCGATCATGGAGAGGGCGGACGAGGCGCTGCTGCCGGCGGTGTACAGGGAGGTGGGCGCGGCGCTGCACGCCACGCCCATGGGGCTCGGCGCGCTCACGCTGTGCCGCTCCTTCGTGCAGGCGGCGTGCTACCCGCTCGCCGCCTACGCCGCCGTGCGGTACAACCGcgcgcacgtcgtcgccgccgggtcCTTCCTctgggccgccgccaccttcctcgtcgccgtctccgACACCTTCGCCCAGGTCCGAATAAAAACCCCATCTCTACTTCTTCCAGTCGACTTGATggaaaatatatcttattatcTTCTCAAATTCTTGTGATCATTCTGTTTTTTTGGTGGTATTTGGTGGTATTTGGTGGTATTTCACCTCAAATTTTGATCGAACTTCGGTGACTTGGCAAAATTTGATCGAACTTTTGATATTATACACTGGATCATCGTGGGTATATTCTTAGGTTGGGTAGTTTGGTTTGTCCGCACAAAATTTCAGTGACTTCGCTTTCGTTGTGCTTTATTGCTAAAAGCGGATGAAACCTCAGTTTTAACTTCCTGTCTGCTCTGCCTTTTCCTCTACGTTGCTGTGAAATTTGAAATGTTTCGGCCAAGTTCGTGTTAATGTAAACAAGTTTTTAAATCGTCGCGTTTCAGATTCCCAGCGATTTTTTTACGGTCGATGCATACTCGCATCTAGAAAGGAGTACCCGAATTAATAGCCAAATAAGCAAGGTGCGCTAGCCGtaaaatccattttttaaatcGAATATCTGCCGTATCGATGGCAGTAATGTTTTGATTTCTTTCCATTCAGAATTGAATATTTGTTTGATATATGAACCTCTCGTTGATTCCCAGAATAGTCCAGTTGGTTGCAGATGTTCATTCCACTAAGAAAATGAGCctgtttctaaaaaaaatggactTGTCACCTGTCAAAATAAGTTCTTTCAAACCAGAAGTTAAATGTTGGTTTCAATATAAATGCACGGTTTAACGTTGCTATCGTGTTATGTATGTTTAACTGCACCAGTGTTTAACTGCACCAGTTTCTTTATGCgctcaaattttgtttgacgACGCTCTTTTAACTAAACCATACTTGAGGGTCTGTATTCGTCTATTCTACTAGCAATAGAATTTAAtctattgatttttattagacgaatgtgattaaattatagtactaaaagggtaatatcgtctttttttgatctttattaaaaaacaaaattacaaaatattgctaatcaattaattaacaaagtaaaaatatttttttaattaattgttaagaTCAGTTCTACTAATAATACAATATTATCATTAAAATGGGAGAGATTCTACTCGAAAAACATGTTTAGCTGATAAATTCTTGATTTAAGCAGGTGGCAGTAGCAAGGGGCCTGAACGGCGTTGGCCTAGCACTGGTCACTCCAGCGATCCAATCCCTAGTGGCGGACTGCAGCGACGACAGCACCCGCGGCTCTGCCTTCGGGTGGCTCCAGCTCACGGGGAACCTCGGCTCGGTGATCGGCGGGCTGTTCTCCCTCACGCTCGCGTCCACGACGGTCATGGGCGTCGCCGGCTGGCGCGTCGCGTTCCACGTCGTTGCCCTCATCAGCGTGGCCGTCGGCGCCATGGTCGGCGCCTTCGCGGTGGACCCTCATTCCGGCGGCGTCCAGCAGCAACAGTACGACGATGACCATCAGCGAAGAACGGAGCAGCGTCGTaggccgccgccatgggagGAGATGAAGGACCTGGCCGTGGAGGCCAGGGCCGTGGTGGGGATACCCTCGTTCCAGATCATCGTGGCGCAGGGTGTCACGGGGTCGTTCCCATGGTCGGCGCTGTCGTTCGCGCCGATGTGGCTGGAGCTGATGGGATACACGCACGCCATGACCGGGCTGCTCACGACGGCGTTCGCGGTGGCGAGCTCGCTGGGAGGGCTTCTGGGCGGGAAGATGGGGGATCATCTGGCTGTCCGGTATCCGAATTCCGGCCGGATAGCTCTGTCTCAGATCAGCTCGGCTTCGGCGATTCCGCTTGCAGCTGTGTTGCTGCTGGGGTTGCCTGATGACTCCTCTTCCGGCTTCCTGCATGGATTTGTCATGTTTGTCATGGGGCTAAGCATCTCCTGGAATGGTCCTGCTACCAACAAGTGAGTAGATGGTCATCGTTTATCTGTTCAGTTATGTCCTCAAAATGAAGACTAAAACCGTACTAACCCACATAGCCCCTCCATTGCAAAACATAGCTACGTTTGGATCTTGACATGGTGTTTGACACTTTTGCCGATttgacatattttataaatttttatggtACATCGAGGTACTGTATCTTTTACACTTTTAAGTGTGTATCTTGACGTATTTTTTaaaggatagtaaaaaaactgtttttttatttataaatatgtcgcttgtatttttctaaacaatcacccccttaaTTTGCAATAATTAAACTAGCACACATCACTGAGACCACTAACCGTCTATGAATTTTATTTCACCATGGCCATAACAAAGCCTTTTTCATGTGCAGCCCTATATTTGCGGAGATTGTTCCTGAGAGATCAAGGACAAGCATATACGCGCTGGACCGCTCCTTCGAGTCGGTGCTAGCCTCGTTCGCACCGCCGCTGGTCGGGTTCTTGGCCGAGCACGCCTACGGCTACAGCCCGATCGCCGACGGAgctggaggcggaggcggaggagcgaGCAGCAGCGTCGTGAGGGACAGGGAGAACGCCTCCGCCCTCGCCAAGGCCCTCTACGCCGCGATCGCCGTCCCCATGCTGCTGTGCTGCTTCATCTACTCCCTGCTCTACGGCGCCTACCCTCGCGACAGGGAGAGGGCGAGGATGGACGCCCTGATCGCGTCGGAGCTGCAGCTGATCGAGCTGGAGCGGCGCCACCgggcaggagcagcagcggcggcggtggggtaTGCTGCAGGAAGGAAggacgacgccgccaccgtgaTCGATGTGGAGGAGTACGGTGAGGAAGAGTccggtgatgatgatgaggacgATGAGAGAGCGTTGATGCGTACGTTACCAGGTTGAACAGGGTGGCAGTGCCAGGTGACGACGGAGTGAATCAGGTTGAAcattttgttctaaaaaaaaaaggttagaaACATTTGGGGCGaactccggtgtattttactggtagtaaaatttaatttataccgttaatctatttttatccgatagttatgattaaattatactaccaataatattaggtgtagtagaattttaaaggggtaatatcgacctttttattatgatctttatgtaaaaaacaatattacgaaatattgctaatgaagtaattaataaattataaaaatattatttttttactagtagtataatcctacaagtaaaatgcaccAAAGAGTTGATCTTTTGTGATATATAATCTTGCTGTATTTtcgaagttttttttttttgtaagacGGGGATTGTCGTTtccaggtttttttttttgagtcgGCTAATGATGGTGAAATAGCTTCAATTGAACTGGACTGTGATGTGAAGGATTTACCTGAGACTGAAAAGGATACTGCAAAACTATGGGCAGATATGGAACCCCAAAAACAAAGTAGAACTTTATTTTAGCAATTTAGACAAATGTTCTGAATTCTCAGTGTCCGTTTTTGACAGCTTATCTTCTGATTTAGCCATTTAGCAGTTGTACACATTGGGGGATCTGTTCGGAGAAGTCCTTATGTACAGCACGATTGCACGATGATTTTGATCTTCTCAGACAGGTACAATACTTCCATTAAAGTTGGAGCCGTAGAATGCCGTGCAAAGCAATTACTTTCTgttgtattttaatagttttTGGAACAGCTTTTCAATGGCCTTGtgacttttataatatactgTATATGCGTTTTGCTatgaagaaatataaattatattattgtatTCTTGTTTGAAACTtgtttttcatatgaaaataacAGAACCAATATAAAGAACTATTTTGAAACAATAAAGTTGATGAATGCACGGCAGATTCGCTCCTATCATCGTTACCTTCTTTGGAATAGAATAGAAAGTAGTATCAGTGGATATTTTCCATGCAACTTTGTACTGAGCtagattttaaattagaaCTGAATTCAATATATAACTGATGTTTTTTCTTATTGTCTTTTTGAAAATCCGTTTGCCCGTTGCATCTAAGACGATATCTGGAACGAGCTGGTCAAATTAGCTGCTAATGGATGCTATACTTTCATAGAACTAGTGGCGCTAccgtgtgaaaaaaaaatctccaatGAAAGAGCTATCTAACCTAGTAGGTCGTTAgaatgactaattttttccGTAATAGTCAAATCTAGCTAGTCTCTCTCACCTCATCTCAATAGCCAAATCTGGCTGGACCCATACGTTTGTTAGTCTGTTGAAGTGCATATCAATTTGGCTATGAAATCTTTTTGACATGAATAGCTAAATTAGGATTTGGAGAGGTAAATTTTGActagtctcttggagatgcacTAATGAATTTCAATCTAATCAGAATTCACTCCAATCTATCTTATCTCTTCATAAAATAGtttaccaaaccaaaccatacCAATTATTATCCACTGGGAccaatccaaaccaaaccaacttCAATTTTAGCTCAATCCATACCAAATCATTTAGTTAAAATGGATCCAATCCACTACAGCAGAATGGATGTACTCATttagtatgtataaacttggacctaaaattttaaaacttgcattcacactataaaaatttattaaatttgactaaaatttggtgagatgatttattatgcATGAGAGCAGCtttgtgtaaattttaatcaatttctacatgtaAGTCCCACATATATCTATTTTCTTATCCATTGGTTATCCAATTAAAAGATCCATTTGTGCTTTATGGGCCAAATCCATTTAGAACTTAAAATCACCTAACTAAATCTGGTCTGTAACATTATATTTATCTCTATAACCCAATCTAATCCAATCCAAAGCATTTGAAGTAGCAATCCATTTACACCTAACTAaagacaatccaaattaaaaacaaacacatTTAATTCATTTCATCCTAACTCATTGGTAGACCTAATTCAACCGGCTCTTTATCCTCCGTCCATCCACCGTCACCGTCACTACTATTAAAGCGTGCATGCTTTTCAACATATTAAAAGgtgtctctctctctgtgtatatatatatatatatatatataatagattatatatatataatagattttttactttactgtagttaatttgattgattatatcataaaataacaattaaaaaatcagataattttttgtttcatcattatctaacaaaaataacacagTCTAGGTAACCAGAACTAAACTGACAGTAAAACCTCTCTCACTCTACCCGGTATTTATCCTCTACCAAATAtctctcttgttttcttttattaaaatgtGGCCCTAATGGTACTCCCCCCTTCTGCCAATCTACGTTATATCAAATTTAGCAACGGTTACCTATTGTTAATGAATTTACCTGTACTAATTGCTTCCTCTGTATAAAATACAGAAACATAGAACTGGATGTGATATCTTTCTACGTCTGTTCATATTAATAGTACTATGATATATCGCATttagtattatattttaatattttgggacgaatgTGGTACTTACTAAACTATATACATTATATTTGCACTTATACAAAATGGCTAGAGTGGATCGGAGGATATGCTCAGAGTCAAAACGCTTATGTGATTGGTGTTGCCATGCTGGAGATGCTGTCAAAAGCATAAGATACTCATGACGAAACCAAAGtgtcagtaaaaaaaaacagaaacacATCTAAGTAATAactccgtttttttattcaacaacattaatttttagatatatatttcatcatttatcttatttaaaaacttcacatgattattaattacttttatttctcATAATACCTTTAAATTcgaattataattttatatgtttacataaaaattttaaatgggaTAAATGATCAAGCGCCAACCAAAAATCAAACGGATAAATGAATCGACGACATTAGTGCATTATATTTGGAAATTGTTATGCGTATGACCAAGTTATATGACTAAATTGATCAACGGCTCCATGCATGTTTTTAGTCATACAATTGATCGCACGTATtgtcattatatttttagtcaAAGCAAAACAGAGAGAAGTAAAGAGCATGCTTTGAACAGCCATCTATACCCAAGTCACCTCCAATTGTACATAAACTGGGCCCCATGAGATACGCCAATGGGAAGCCCCCAACCATCTCGCCTCAAAGATTCCAAGTACATAAACTGCGTGCTCCTATTTGCGTGGGTCCCACCAGCTCACCTCGTGAGCATCTCTCCACCCCCACCTCCAGACTATACAGTCACCTCCTAAACGTCACTGCCAAGTGGACCCACGCTTAAGTGGCGCCCACCCGTCATGGAGACTAGCACGAAGAGTCTGAGAATATCCCGCGTAAGAAAGGAAAACAACTCAGAATATTAAATTTCCCGCGAATTTGAGAGAGGCGGAGACCCTGGATCGCCGGAGCGGCAGAAGTACTAATGCCGGCGTGCCGGAGACGACGAGAGATTTCTTGGACCCGACACCGCACGGCACGACGAAGGAAGTGAGGCCGGGGATGAtggggcagcagcagcagcagcggccggtggtggaggtggaggtggaggtggatcAGGTGGACATGGagagggagcggcggcggcggcggacgctgGTGCTGGTGAACCTGGCGTCCATCATGGAACGCGCCGACGAGGCACTGCTGCCGGCGGTGTACCGGGAGGTGGGGGCCGCGCTGCACGCCACGCCGACGGGGCTGGGGGCCCTCACGCTGTGCCGCTCCGTCGTGCAGGCCACCTGCTACCCGCTCGCCGCctacgccgccgcgcgccacaATCGCGCGCACGTCATCGCCGTGGGGGCCTTCCTctgggccgccgccaccttcttcgtcgccgtctccgACACCTTCGCCCAGGTAAACAGCTGGTTTAATTCGCTAGTTATGTTGGATTTCGCGTGCGTCCCTGCTCTCTAATCATTTTCTGCTTCCGCTTGCTGGATGCGTTTAGATCTCTGCTCAAAACTGATGGGTGTCCATGACTGCAATTCATCGCACCAGTTTGAGCAAACCGTATAATTTTTCGGTTATCAAGAGCAAATTTGCTTGAGAGTTGAGATGGATTCATCGGTATAAATTTTGGGGCAATGGTTTTTGTGAAGCTATTCGTAGGATtggatttaaaatttgaattcggGCCGAtttcatatgaatataaagCCCAGCCCATGGGCTCTTGTCTCGCACCCGGCCTCACTGCTTCCACAtccccgtgccgccgccgcccgccggtgtGCGATGcggccgaggaggcggcgccgtgCGAGGGGGATCCGTTGATGGGAGGCGCCGCGCATCATCGCCCGCACGTACGCCGCAGCGCCGCACGGATTCGGTGGTGGCGAGGGGGTGGTGCGGGGATATTGCCCGGCGGAAGGGCGCGCCGCAGTCTGTCTCATGGCCCGGCTTCTCCGGGGACGGCACGGCCGCCAGCTCCCGCGCCATCTATGGTGAAGGCGAGGTAGCGGCGATGACGCGGAGACAGAGGTCACAGCAAAACCTAGCGTGTAGTACCGTactatttttcccttttgcaGGATTTTGATTATCTTTTGTGTTTATGGGCTAAAGAAGCTTAATTTACGACCAAAGAAAAGGGACTGCACTTAGATTCTGTTTAAATTGCACGAATTGGGGTTATTGAAATGTTCAATATAGGGTCTCCCATTGGTGATAAAATTGATGATTCGACGCTTTCTTCGTTGACCAATTGTTTACGCATATATTCGTGAGTATGACATATCGGATCATCTGAGTCAATAATAGTGAGCCAAAATGTCAAATAATCGATTGCTCCCCATTGCCCAATAACTTAGGAGTAGCCAGGTGGCTATCTACAATCGGTGAAATTCTTATCAAGATTACTATCATTGTCAATGCTATACTTTTCTCATGActtcatataaatatgttgatCTTCAGGCGTATTTCGATTCCAATAAAATTAAGGCTGTTAGTTCTCATTTATATTGCTATCGTGATACATGACATGCTCACCAACTATGTGGCTAATCGAAAATATTTGGCAATGACTCACTCTCTTTTGTGGTAACCAGCAAAATTGTATTCTTTGGATCATTACAATTGAAAGCTTACAGCGGCACTTATCATCACAGGTAGCAATCGCAAGGGGTCTGAACGGCATTGGCCTTGCTCTGGTGGTACCATCAATCCAGTCATTGGTCGCCGATTCCACTGACGACGGAACGCGTGGATCAGCTTTCGGATGGTTGCAACTCGCCAGCAGCTTAGGCCTCATCTCGGGGGGTTTCGTTGGTCTGCTTCTGGCGCAGACCACGGTCTTCGGTATCGACGGATGGCGCATCGCCTTCCATCTCGTGGCGATCATCAGTGTTTTTGTAGGGATTCTGAACTGGTTCTTTGCTGTGGATCCTCACTGTCCGACGAGCAGTGCTGCAACGTGTGATAGGCTGGTCAGTAAGCAGTCTGCCTGGCAAGTGGTTGATGAAATGATCAGGGAGGCCAAGTTTGTGGTTCAGATCCCAACGTTCCAAATTTTCGTGGCTCAGGGAGTCAGTGGCACATTCCCATGGTCAGCACTTTCTTTTGCATCCATGTGGCTTGAGCTTATTGGATTCAGCCACAAAGACACCGCTTTTCTGATGACGATATTCTGGGTTGCAAGCTCATTTGGTGGTCTTCTTGGGGGTAAGATGGGTGATTTCCTGGCTGTGCGATATCCCAATGCTGGTAGGATTGTTCTGTCGCAGATCAGTGCTGGTTCAGCTGTGCCTCTAGCTGCGGTGCTACTTCTGGGGCTCCCTGATGATCCATCCAACGGAATTGCCTATGGCATTGTGCTGTTCATCATGGGCGTATTTATCTCTTGGAATGGTCCTGCTACAAACTTGTATGTCATTTCTTCTCACacatattgtttgtttttttctatatgatgatgaaaaaaaatcaaaatatttgttgtatatttttgtttaagtttagagtaattttatagtccttaAGTAAATActgagagataccaaaatttt
This window harbors:
- the LOC102709873 gene encoding uncharacterized protein LOC102709873, producing MGDMEAARRTLALVNLAAIMERADEALLPAVYREVGAALHATPMGLGALTLCRSFVQAACYPLAAYAAVRYNRAHVVAAGSFLWAAATFLVAVSDTFAQVAVARGLNGVGLALVTPAIQSLVADCSDDSTRGSAFGWLQLTGNLGSVIGGLFSLTLASTTVMGVAGWRVAFHVVALISVAVGAMVGAFAVDPHSGGVQQQQYDDDHQRRTEQRRRPPPWEEMKDLAVEARAVVGIPSFQIIVAQGVTGSFPWSALSFAPMWLELMGYTHAMTGLLTTAFAVASSLGGLLGGKMGDHLAVRYPNSGRIALSQISSASAIPLAAVLLLGLPDDSSSGFLHGFVMFVMGLSISWNGPATNNPIFAEIVPERSRTSIYALDRSFESVLASFAPPLVGFLAEHAYGYSPIADGAGGGGGGASSSVVRDRENASALAKALYAAIAVPMLLCCFIYSLLYGAYPRDRERARMDALIASELQLIELERRHRAGAAAAAVGYAAGRKDDAATVIDVEEYGEEESGDDDEDDERALMRTLPG
- the LOC102700176 gene encoding uncharacterized protein LOC102700176 gives rise to the protein MERERRRRRTLVLVNLASIMERADEALLPAVYREVGAALHATPTGLGALTLCRSVVQATCYPLAAYAAARHNRAHVIAVGAFLWAAATFFVAVSDTFAQVAIARGLNGIGLALVVPSIQSLVADSTDDGTRGSAFGWLQLASSLGLISGGFVGLLLAQTTVFGIDGWRIAFHLVAIISVFVGILNWFFAVDPHCPTSSAATCDRLVSKQSAWQVVDEMIREAKFVVQIPTFQIFVAQGVSGTFPWSALSFASMWLELIGFSHKDTAFLMTIFWVASSFGGLLGGKMGDFLAVRYPNAGRIVLSQISAGSAVPLAAVLLLGLPDDPSNGIAYGIVLFIMGVFISWNGPATNFPIFAEIVPEKSRTSIYALDRSFESVLSSFAPPIVGILAQRVYGFRPDDKGKSVQLDRQNAASLAKALYTAIAIPFTICTSIYSFLYCSYPRDRERARMQSLIESELQQMEKESSCLEEGDCRFQVFDSASDGERATIEVTNGVKDLSETEKDTARLLANRES